The Hypanus sabinus isolate sHypSab1 chromosome 7, sHypSab1.hap1, whole genome shotgun sequence region gagagagaaggagagagagagagagtgtgtgtgtgtgagagagagaatgtgtgtgtgtgtgagagagagagagaaggagagagagagagagtgtgtgtgtgtgtgtgtgtgtgagagagagagagagaaggagagagagagagagtgtgtgtgtgtgtgagagagagagtgtgtgtgtgtgtgtgagagtgtgtgtgtgtgtgtgtgtgagagagagtgtgtgtgtgtgtgtgtgtgtgtgtgtgtgtgtgtgtgtgtgagagagagagaatgtgtgtgtgtgtaagagagagtgagtgtgtgtgtcgcTCTGCCAGGTGctgtggtagaggcggatacctTGGAAACAGTTAAGAAACTCTTTGCTAGGCACATGGATAGTTGAAAAATGGAGGCTACCTTGGGGCAGTGTCAGATTAATAGCGTTGGCTCAAAGTTTGGCTCAACATTATGGGctgtgctggactgttctgtgttctaaaacaATGTaactcagtgatgataaacctgcttctgaatTTCTCCCTTTCTCCGCCTCTATCTCTCTTCCTGTCTCCTGCGTTCTACCTCTTTTTCTCTACTTACAGACTCACACAATCCCTCTATTCAAATCtaccctctctccctttccattCACACACACCTTGTCACACTCTCTGCGTTATCCGCTCCTCTGACCGAGTCCTTTCCCGCAGGGGCTGTGCATCTTCCCGTGCACCAGATGCAACGGGATCCGCGTTCCCTGGCAAACGCTGCGCCACCTAGCGGCCTTCACGCAGCAGCAACTGAGTTCCGCCGAGGAGAGTCTCCGCTCCAATTGCCGGAAGCACCCCGACGAGCTGAAGGAGGTAGAGTGGAGAGAATGTCGGGGctggagggtggaggagagggatatCTGGGTTGGGGCAGTGGGGGTCGAAGGGAGGAAgtgtggaagggaaggagggtTGAAATGTGGATGTTGAGGAGAGTCGAGGGTTGAGAAGGAGGGCCGTGGACTGGCAAGGCAGATCCATAGGGAGAACTggggattttcactctgtgtctgaccccggggatgtgtgatgggacggtgtggagggagcgtcactctgtgtctgaccccgggagtgtgtgatgggacggtgtggagggagcgtcactctgtgtctgaccccgggagtgtgtgatgggacagtgtggagagagggtcactctgtgtctgaccccgggagtgtgtgagggacggtgtggagggagattcactctgtgtctgacccgcgagggtctgttgggacggtgtggtgggtaTTGGCTGACTTTGTCCTCTCTCCGGCAGTGCCCACGGTGTGCCAGGCTGGTACAGAGAAGCAGTAGCGAGGTTCTGTGTGTTGAATGCCCTCAGTGCCCGGGACGGAGTGAGGAGGATTTCTGGTTCTGCTGGAATTGTCGTCGGGAGTGGACGGGCTCGAAAACTCCGGGGGTGACCTGCCCCTACTCCGACTGCAGCCCGCTGGTGCTCCTGAGTTCGTGCAAGATCATTGAGCGTCCGGACAGCGAGGTTGACGGCTGCCCGAGTGTGCGGCACTGCCCACAGTGTTCGGTGCTCATGTCCCACCAGGGCGGCTACAATTACATGATTTGCCCCAGCTGCGATTATCACTTCTGTTATCGGTGCCTCCAGTCGACTGAACACTGCGATGACGACTGCAACATTCTGCCAAACCCCAGGGTCCCCTAACTGCACGGTGTCCATGAGACATAGAGGCAGAATCAGGCCAATCGACCCAGTGAGTCCTCGTTcagtaatcatggctgatttgcttGTCTGCagtcccactctcctgccttctccccagaacctttgatgccctgactgactaatcaagaacctatccacctctactttacccaatgacttggcctccacagctctctgtagcaatgaatcccacagattcaccaccctctggctgaagaaattcctcctcatctgttctaaaagaacatttttctaatctgaggctgcgccctctggtcctagattaccccattataggaaaaatcctctgcacatccactctttctcagTATTCTGTAGGTTTCAAGGAAGTACCCCTCGTttgtctaaactccagtgagccatcaaatacttctcatacattaaccctttctcattaacctcctcaGGGCCCTCTCCAATTCCTGCACCTCCTTTCTTAGATTAGAGACCCAAATCCTCATTTTAAACACCAGTGCCTGTAGATCCAAGTTTGGGTTCTCATTCAATGATGTTCCCCCTAGGTGTTTGCCCCTCTGCTGGGGTCTTGCCCCTTGTCATCGCTTGTAGATGCAGGAACCAGGCTGAAGAGAGGACAACAGCTGGCAACGTTGGTTGGCTGACACCTCCCTTTCATGAGAAATGGGTTCCTGGCGGACAGATGTGATTCATCTGCCGCTGTCAACTTGGGAGTGGTGGCAGCAGTTACTGGGggcagtggggtggggagggaatcAGACCCTGGCCTGTGAACCGGCCAAAACCCTGCTGCAGTCCTCAGCTCTGTGAAATCTCACTCCACAGGAGACCACTTGGCCCAGCCAGTCTCTCCCTCCTAACACCCCAACCCCCTCCATTCTCCATATCCAGTGCCCCCCTCCCCAGTTTGCTCTGGAAAACCCTGTTGAATCCGCTCCCCCTCCCTTCTAGGAATCCCGTACCACAACAACTCACCTGCTCTTCCCCCTGGTTCTTCTGCTGATGATTGCCCTCCGTGGCCTTTGGGCACCCAGCCTCCTGCGCCGGGAACAGATCCCTCAGTGCTAGTTCCCGCTACCCTGGGGAAATGTCTGTGGTGTAGTGTCTACGAGCCAATGGTGAATCTGTACAGTAcgaaaaaagagaaataaagatGGCATTTGAATAAAACTGATCTCCggtgttcacacacacacacacacacacacacacacacacacacacacacacacacacacacacacacacacactcacactcacacacacacacacacacacactcacacacacacacactcacacttacacacacacacacacacacacacacacacacacacactcacattcacacacacacacagttacacagaaacatacacacattcacatacactcacccacacattcacacgcacacactcacacacaccacacgcactcacatacactcacacaccacacacactcacacatttaggcacatgcactcacacagatacacatactcacaaacatacactcacagacacacacacacacacgtacacacacttAGGCACGCTCACATTTCCACAACACATCCACTTACACACACTTAGACGTATACACTCATAccactcacacagatacacaccgACAAACATacacatacactgacacacacatacagtcaaacacacacatacccactcacgcacacagtcacacacacgtaCACCCAGAGCCAGATACAAGCACTCTGTCACACCTTCATACAGGCATACTTCCTTCCCTTTCTACTCCCGCACAGACAtacacatactcacactcacCCGCACACTctgaaccacacacacacacacatacatacaaacacatcttcggttgtccatcggaatccgatgacgatgtctactcctttaacggtgagatctttgatgactaaaCAGTCcgatcctggacccacaagttctattgcaggtgggacatgtacatGTGGTAGTCGTGGTAGTGATGGGAACCATGGCTGCATCTCTCCTGGCTCTcgtctgctgtcttctggttgttctttccatctccagaatacgtaccccatccctacacagctgtcgccaagtgttacggtcagcagcagcaTCCTCCgggtcctcgggtctgatcttgcacttccttaaagcattcttcatctgatccttctAGAACTTGCTCAGAGAGAATGttcccagatatttgaaagatggcactactgacagcttttcatcaccaacagtgaaggcaggtagggtgggtgggacactggtactccattggcaaaccagttctgtcttggtggtattgacagtcaaccccatcctgctgtacgctctcaccgccacagcaaggacagtctgaagatcctccggagtATTGGCCACAGGAGCACAGTCAcctgcatactgcagctccaggacccgctctctgtggagtttggtggttgtgtggagcctcctgatgtcaAAGAGGTTGTCATCTAATCCGATGTCCACCGCCACACTGCTGCTGTTCTCGATCTcattgtggagaagcttggtaacacacgGGAGGAAGACGTTAAAGAGCACTGGtgctagcacacacccctgcctcaccccCATGAGTACAAGGAAGGGCtcggactcttgtcctcctatggtcacccgTGCCGTCATCCCATCGTGGAACTGGTGGAGGATGTTAACAAAttattgggacagccaaacctgaggaggacatcccataagagctctctttgcacagtgtcgaatgctttggagtggtcgacaaaggccataaacaggtCTTGATGTTGTTCCCGACACTTTTCCTGAAGATCATGTTGatcgtgctcctgttcttcctcaATCCACACTGTGATTCTGGCAGCATTGACTCAGCgatgttgctgatgagcctctgaagcGTCACCTTCACCAGgacctctccagtaacagaaaggggtgtgagtgtgagaattacctcccttccctttctactcccgcacagacacacacaatcacactcacccacacacactgaaacacaacacagacatacacacacacacgcacagacacactgaaacacacacactgaaacacacacacagacacaatcatccacacacactgaaacacacacacagaca contains the following coding sequences:
- the LOC132396376 gene encoding probable E3 ubiquitin-protein ligase RNF144A, whose translation is MTTRGLKVFYERKAAQRSHLQKLPCSHYADVEKLKEWILDSLHQGLCIFPCTRCNGIRVPWQTLRHLAAFTQQQLSSAEESLRSNCRKHPDELKECPRCARLVQRSSSEVLCVECPQCPGRSEEDFWFCWNCRREWTGSKTPGVTCPYSDCSPLVLLSSCKIIERPDSEVDGCPSVRHCPQCSVLMSHQGGYNYMICPSCDYHFCYRCLQSTEHCDDDCNILPNPRVP